One window from the genome of Streptomyces cadmiisoli encodes:
- a CDS encoding 5-carboxymethyl-2-hydroxymuconate Delta-isomerase translates to MPQITVDYSAQLAGAFDRPAFARALHTTVVEVAAARLPACKTQFRRTEDTAVGDDTEGHAVVHVTVGLLAGRTEETKARLTEAVLGLLRQYVGPAEGLALHVSAEVRELDASYRKHED, encoded by the coding sequence ATGCCGCAGATCACCGTCGACTACTCCGCGCAGCTGGCCGGCGCCTTCGACCGGCCCGCCTTCGCGCGGGCCCTGCACACCACGGTGGTCGAGGTCGCGGCCGCACGGCTCCCGGCGTGCAAGACGCAGTTCCGCCGGACCGAGGACACCGCGGTCGGCGACGACACCGAGGGGCACGCGGTCGTGCATGTGACCGTGGGGCTGCTGGCGGGCCGCACCGAGGAGACCAAGGCCCGCCTCACCGAGGCGGTGCTCGGGCTGCTGCGGCAGTACGTCGGACCCGCCGAGGGCCTGGCCCTGCACGTGTCGGCCGAGGTGCGCGAGCTCGACGCCTCGTACCGCAAGCACGAGGACTGA
- a CDS encoding TetR/AcrR family transcriptional regulator: MSTGVRRRMGVEERRQQLIGVALELFSRRSPDDVSIDEIASAAGISRPLVYHYFPGKLSLYEAALQRAADDLAGRFVEPAEGPLGARLLRVMGRFFDFVDEHGPGFSALMRGGPAVGSSTTNALIDSVRQAAYDQIIAHLGVEEPPARLELVVRSWISLAESTALIWLDGRRIPRAELEVQLVHDFAALAAVSAAHDEQMTAVLRRVLKNEPGSGPFGDLVARLIALAS, from the coding sequence ATGTCTACCGGGGTTCGCCGCAGGATGGGTGTGGAGGAGCGGCGGCAGCAGTTGATCGGCGTCGCCCTCGAACTGTTCAGCCGCCGCTCCCCCGATGACGTCTCCATCGATGAGATAGCGTCGGCCGCGGGCATCTCGCGCCCGCTGGTCTACCACTACTTCCCCGGCAAACTCAGCCTGTACGAAGCCGCGTTGCAGCGCGCCGCGGACGATCTCGCGGGGCGGTTCGTGGAGCCGGCCGAAGGGCCGCTGGGTGCCCGGCTGCTGCGGGTGATGGGGCGGTTCTTCGACTTCGTCGACGAGCACGGGCCGGGCTTCTCGGCGTTGATGCGCGGCGGCCCGGCCGTCGGCTCGTCGACCACGAACGCGCTCATCGACTCCGTACGGCAGGCGGCCTACGACCAGATCATCGCGCACCTCGGCGTCGAGGAGCCGCCCGCGCGGCTGGAACTGGTGGTCCGCTCCTGGATCTCGCTCGCCGAGTCGACGGCGCTGATCTGGCTGGACGGCCGGCGCATCCCCCGCGCCGAGCTGGAGGTACAGCTCGTGCACGACTTCGCCGCGCTCGCCGCCGTCAGCGCCGCCCACGACGAGCAGATGACCGCCGTACTGCGTCGTGTCCTGAAGAACGAGCCGGGCAGCGGGCCGTTCGGCGACCTCGTGGCCCGGCTGATCGCGCTGGCCTCCTAG
- a CDS encoding DUF1996 domain-containing protein, with protein MGRNTRKRRTPLATKAIAASAALALGGGGLVWANFYASADEDTGSGDRTRAAAAQVATIDCPDVGQQLSEVPDQARGEVDAELASMDQQITEAYQRLATTRDAQAQDAGYVQNTILQPLKDNRKVLIDRIQLEINRAGGSAPENLDDLSGCTGTPAEQPQPTDGQDGGQEQGDGGQGTGDGQDQGDGQDAGEGQDQGDGQEQGGGQVGDNGNGAAGPFADDFVDIRNVRPNSRDLQNGLAANGRSGSRGSFVTKCGVNANNLFNSDNIIVAPGVDNGAHHTHDYVGNQGNTAFSSDEDLANAATTCRNQADKSTYYWPVLRLQDGTQEFDANDLGGGAEGNVGKILKASKAEIKFVGNRTSKVVAMPKFLRIITGDAKAFTNGLANANTSFSCTGFENRQVTDKYVLCPRGSQVVRTSNFQSCWDGQNIDSANHRSHVAFVGRDGRCANGFQAIPQLQVRLVYNVPAPTVQNGQVRNPYAVDGFPEQLHKPITDHNDFINVMSDSLMNKVVKCINRGQRCS; from the coding sequence ATGGGACGCAACACACGCAAACGCCGTACGCCGCTGGCCACCAAGGCCATAGCCGCATCGGCGGCCCTAGCGCTCGGTGGGGGCGGGCTGGTCTGGGCAAACTTCTACGCCTCGGCGGACGAGGACACCGGCTCGGGCGACCGGACGAGGGCGGCCGCCGCTCAGGTCGCCACCATCGACTGCCCGGACGTCGGCCAGCAGCTGTCCGAGGTACCCGACCAGGCGCGGGGGGAGGTCGACGCCGAGCTGGCCTCGATGGACCAGCAGATCACCGAGGCCTACCAGCGCCTCGCGACCACGCGGGACGCGCAGGCCCAGGACGCCGGTTACGTCCAGAACACGATTCTCCAGCCGCTCAAGGACAACCGGAAGGTCTTGATCGACCGGATCCAGCTGGAGATCAACCGGGCCGGCGGCAGCGCCCCGGAGAACCTGGACGACCTCTCCGGCTGCACCGGCACACCCGCCGAGCAGCCGCAGCCCACCGACGGTCAGGACGGCGGCCAGGAGCAGGGCGACGGCGGCCAGGGCACCGGTGACGGGCAGGACCAGGGCGACGGTCAGGACGCCGGGGAAGGCCAGGACCAGGGTGACGGTCAGGAGCAGGGCGGCGGTCAGGTCGGTGACAACGGCAACGGCGCCGCCGGTCCGTTCGCCGACGACTTCGTCGACATCAGGAACGTCAGGCCCAACTCGCGCGACCTCCAGAACGGTCTGGCCGCCAACGGCAGGTCCGGTTCCCGCGGGTCGTTCGTCACCAAGTGCGGAGTGAACGCGAACAACCTGTTCAACTCCGACAACATCATCGTGGCCCCGGGCGTCGACAACGGCGCGCACCACACGCACGACTACGTCGGCAACCAGGGCAACACCGCCTTCTCCAGCGACGAGGACCTGGCCAACGCCGCCACCACGTGCCGGAACCAGGCCGACAAGTCGACCTACTACTGGCCCGTGCTGCGTCTCCAGGACGGCACCCAGGAGTTCGACGCCAACGACCTCGGCGGCGGCGCGGAGGGCAACGTCGGCAAGATCCTGAAGGCCTCCAAGGCCGAGATCAAGTTCGTCGGCAACCGGACGAGCAAGGTCGTCGCGATGCCGAAGTTCCTGCGCATCATCACCGGTGACGCCAAGGCCTTCACCAACGGCCTCGCGAACGCCAACACCTCGTTCAGCTGCACCGGGTTCGAGAACCGCCAGGTGACGGACAAGTACGTGCTCTGCCCCAGGGGCAGCCAGGTGGTCCGGACGTCCAACTTCCAGAGCTGCTGGGACGGCCAGAACATCGACAGCGCGAACCACCGTTCCCATGTGGCCTTCGTCGGCCGCGACGGCCGCTGCGCGAACGGCTTCCAGGCGATTCCCCAGCTCCAGGTCCGCCTGGTGTACAACGTGCCGGCCCCGACCGTCCAGAACGGTCAGGTCCGCAACCCGTACGCCGTGGACGGCTTCCCCGAGCAGCTGCACAAGCCGATCACCGACCACAACGACTTCATCAACGTCATGTCCGACAGCCTGATGAACAAGGTCGTCAAGTGCATCAACCGCGGCCAGCGCTGCTCGTAG
- a CDS encoding response regulator transcription factor, which produces MRVVLAEDLFLLRDGLVRLLEAYGFEIAAAVESGPELTRALAELKPDVAVVDVRLPPTHTDEGLQCALRARRERPGLPVLVLSQHVEQLYARELLADGSGAVGYLLKDRVFDADQFVDAVRRVAAGGTAMDPQVIQQLLTRRAAGDRPLGRLTPREIEVLELMAQGRSNTAIAAQLVVTERAIAKHTSNIFAKLGLEVSDDDNRRVLAVLAYLDQGH; this is translated from the coding sequence GTGCGCGTTGTCCTAGCCGAAGACCTCTTCCTGCTGCGCGACGGACTGGTCCGGCTGCTGGAGGCCTACGGCTTCGAGATCGCCGCGGCCGTCGAGAGCGGCCCCGAGCTGACCCGGGCGCTGGCCGAACTGAAGCCGGACGTGGCGGTGGTGGACGTACGGCTGCCGCCGACGCACACCGACGAGGGCCTCCAGTGCGCGCTGCGGGCCCGCCGTGAGCGGCCCGGGCTTCCGGTGCTGGTGCTGTCGCAGCACGTGGAGCAGCTGTACGCGCGCGAGTTGCTGGCCGACGGCAGCGGCGCGGTGGGCTATCTGCTGAAGGACCGGGTGTTCGACGCGGACCAGTTCGTGGACGCGGTACGGCGGGTCGCGGCGGGCGGCACGGCGATGGATCCGCAGGTGATCCAGCAGTTGCTGACGCGCCGGGCGGCCGGCGACCGCCCGCTCGGCCGGCTCACCCCGCGTGAGATCGAGGTGCTGGAGCTGATGGCGCAGGGACGGTCCAACACGGCGATCGCCGCGCAGCTCGTCGTCACGGAACGGGCCATCGCCAAGCACACCTCCAACATCTTCGCGAAACTGGGCCTGGAGGTGTCGGACGACGACAACCGCCGCGTCCTGGCGGTTCTCGCTTATCTGGACCAGGGTCACTGA
- a CDS encoding sensor histidine kinase, translating to MSMDTESGNGRTTAREVATTAARGLALALVSLPGAVLCFVLSAVSVALIPVGVGIVTTPWVLTGVRAFADRRRLLAARWGGVRIPRAYRPLPKDAGPWARTFGMLADPATWRDLRWLPVDMTAGFLTALLPAVLVLYPLEGLTIAAGLWRVLPDGYWYGFVPVTGQASALAAGALGAVLLASAPRLTPPLLRGHFRLARAVLGSPQGELAERVRVLTETRQVAVDASAAELRRIERDLHDGAQARLVAMGMDLGTVEMLLDKDPAKARELLAQARRSSADALAELRDLVRGIHPPVLAERGLGDAVRALALRMPLATEVTVDLDGRAEAPVESAAYFAVSELLANAVKHADADRIWIDLHHVAEGAGVLRVTVTDNGRGGAAVEPGSGLAGVERRLGTFDGVLAVSSPAGGPTMVTLEIPCALS from the coding sequence ATGAGCATGGACACGGAGAGCGGCAACGGCCGTACGACGGCACGGGAGGTCGCGACGACCGCGGCGCGCGGACTGGCGCTGGCCCTGGTGTCACTGCCGGGGGCGGTGCTGTGCTTCGTGCTGTCGGCGGTGTCCGTGGCGCTGATACCCGTCGGCGTCGGCATCGTCACCACGCCGTGGGTACTGACCGGGGTGCGGGCGTTCGCCGACCGGCGGCGGCTGCTCGCGGCGCGGTGGGGCGGCGTGCGGATCCCGCGCGCGTACCGGCCGCTGCCGAAGGACGCCGGTCCGTGGGCGCGCACCTTCGGGATGCTGGCCGACCCGGCGACCTGGCGGGACCTGCGCTGGCTGCCGGTGGACATGACGGCCGGTTTCCTCACGGCGCTGCTGCCGGCCGTGCTGGTGCTCTACCCGCTGGAGGGCCTCACGATCGCGGCCGGACTCTGGCGGGTCCTGCCGGACGGCTACTGGTACGGATTCGTGCCCGTGACCGGACAGGCCTCGGCGCTCGCCGCCGGCGCGCTGGGCGCGGTGCTGCTGGCGTCGGCGCCGCGTCTCACGCCCCCGCTGCTGCGCGGCCACTTCCGGCTCGCCCGGGCCGTCCTCGGCTCGCCGCAGGGCGAACTGGCCGAGCGGGTGCGGGTCCTCACCGAGACCCGGCAGGTCGCCGTGGACGCCTCGGCCGCCGAACTGCGGCGGATCGAGCGGGACCTGCACGACGGGGCGCAGGCGCGGCTGGTCGCGATGGGCATGGACCTCGGCACCGTCGAGATGCTGCTCGACAAGGACCCGGCGAAGGCCAGGGAACTGCTCGCCCAGGCCCGCCGCTCCTCCGCCGACGCCCTGGCGGAGCTGCGCGACCTGGTGCGCGGCATCCATCCGCCGGTGCTCGCCGAACGCGGGCTGGGTGACGCCGTGCGGGCACTGGCGCTGCGTATGCCCCTCGCCACGGAGGTGACCGTGGACCTGGACGGCCGGGCCGAGGCGCCGGTCGAGTCGGCGGCGTACTTCGCCGTCAGCGAGTTGCTCGCCAACGCCGTCAAGCACGCGGACGCCGACCGGATCTGGATCGACCTGCACCACGTGGCAGAGGGCGCCGGAGTGCTGCGGGTGACGGTGACCGACAACGGCCGGGGCGGCGCCGCGGTCGAGCCGGGTTCGGGGCTGGCCGGGGTGGAGCGCCGGCTGGGTACATTCGACGGGGTCCTCGCCGTCAGCTCTCCCGCGGGCGGCCCCACGATGGTCACCCTGGAGATTCCGTGCGCGTTGTCCTAG
- a CDS encoding SDR family oxidoreductase, translating to MRLLVLGGTEFAGRAVVEAALARGWDVTVLHRGRHPPPPGVRSLHGDRTAPDGLAALAGEPGWDAVVDTWSAAPRVVLDAARLLRGRAGRYVYVSSCSVYAWAPPAGYTEDAPLVAGAAADAGRTDYARDKRGGELAAIEAFGAQDSLLVRAGLLLGPYENVGRLPWWLNRIARGGPVLAPGPRDLPLQYIDVRDLAEWILDGVRQELAGPRTVIGPRGLTTTGELLETCVRVTGAAAELRWTDPEAVLAAGIEPWTGLPVWVPPGSEAYDALHGADVSAALATGLRCRPVARTVADTWDWLRGLGGVAPQRPDRPPVGLDPTVEAKVLAAGGGVPGDTP from the coding sequence ATGAGACTGCTGGTGCTGGGTGGTACGGAGTTCGCGGGCCGGGCCGTCGTCGAGGCGGCGCTCGCACGGGGCTGGGACGTGACCGTCCTGCACCGGGGACGGCATCCCCCACCGCCCGGGGTGCGGTCGCTGCACGGCGACCGCACCGCGCCCGACGGGCTCGCCGCGCTGGCCGGTGAACCCGGCTGGGACGCCGTCGTCGACACCTGGTCGGCGGCGCCGCGGGTGGTGCTCGACGCGGCGCGGCTGCTGCGGGGCCGCGCCGGTCGGTACGTGTACGTGTCGAGCTGCTCGGTGTACGCCTGGGCCCCGCCCGCCGGTTACACCGAGGACGCGCCCCTGGTCGCGGGGGCCGCGGCGGACGCCGGCCGGACGGACTACGCGCGCGACAAGCGCGGCGGCGAACTGGCGGCGATCGAGGCCTTCGGGGCCCAGGACTCGCTGCTGGTGCGGGCCGGGCTGCTGCTCGGACCGTACGAGAACGTGGGCCGGCTGCCCTGGTGGCTGAACCGGATCGCCCGCGGGGGTCCGGTGCTGGCACCCGGCCCCCGCGACCTGCCCCTCCAGTACATCGACGTCCGCGATCTCGCCGAGTGGATCCTGGACGGGGTGCGGCAGGAGCTGGCCGGGCCCCGCACCGTGATCGGTCCTCGCGGTCTGACGACGACGGGCGAACTGCTGGAGACCTGCGTACGGGTGACCGGCGCGGCGGCCGAACTGCGCTGGACCGACCCCGAGGCGGTGCTGGCGGCGGGCATCGAGCCGTGGACCGGGTTGCCGGTGTGGGTGCCGCCGGGCAGCGAGGCGTACGACGCCCTGCACGGCGCGGACGTGTCGGCGGCGCTGGCGACGGGACTGCGCTGCCGGCCGGTCGCCCGGACCGTGGCCGACACCTGGGACTGGCTGCGCGGCCTCGGCGGGGTGGCCCCGCAGCGCCCGGACCGCCCGCCGGTCGGCCTCGACCCGACGGTGGAGGCGAAGGTCCTGGCGGCCGGCGGGGGTGTACCCGGCGACACCCCCTGA
- a CDS encoding winged helix-turn-helix domain-containing protein, translating to MATPGSLSRPLSPAPAPGSPRHRLRAVEPDEVPDIAELLAPDATWLPAPQHTLPDLPGRPPMVGYLVLVPADRQPPVRPVAVPGHPAPQVVDAAAGHEPLIRVDPVHRTAHVAGRALDLTYLEFELLAHLVAHPHRVHTRDHLVGTVWGYGHVGDGRTVDVHIARLRRKLGPRHRGAILTIRRVGYKYVPPAQG from the coding sequence ATGGCGACCCCCGGTTCCCTCTCCCGTCCCCTGTCCCCCGCACCCGCCCCCGGCAGTCCGCGGCACCGGCTGCGTGCCGTCGAGCCGGACGAGGTGCCCGACATCGCGGAGCTGCTCGCGCCGGACGCGACCTGGCTGCCCGCTCCGCAGCACACGCTGCCCGACCTGCCGGGCCGCCCGCCGATGGTGGGCTATCTGGTCCTCGTCCCGGCCGACCGGCAGCCGCCCGTCCGGCCGGTGGCGGTACCCGGCCACCCCGCCCCGCAGGTGGTCGACGCCGCCGCCGGCCACGAGCCGCTCATCCGTGTCGACCCGGTGCACCGCACCGCCCACGTCGCCGGGCGCGCGCTCGACCTCACCTACCTGGAGTTCGAGCTGCTCGCCCACCTGGTGGCGCATCCGCACCGGGTGCACACCCGCGACCACCTGGTCGGCACGGTGTGGGGCTACGGCCACGTCGGCGACGGCCGCACCGTGGACGTCCACATCGCCCGGCTGCGCCGCAAACTGGGCCCCCGGCACCGCGGGGCGATCCTCACGATCCGCCGCGTCGGATACAAGTACGTGCCGCCGGCCCAGGGCTGA